A region from the Phycisphaerales bacterium genome encodes:
- a CDS encoding bifunctional folylpolyglutamate synthase/dihydrofolate synthase — protein MSTRVEFETYDAALEYLFGLTNFERVRPTQASHEFKLTRTQAILEALGEPHRTFRSIHVAGSKGKGSVCEMTAATLIGGGLTVGLYTSPHLIDIRERFRINHTPIDAETLRHLTERVARVCKALEKEHGPPTYFEVVTAVAFLYFQEQAVDIAVIETGLGGRLDCTNVIRPEVSIITALQLEHTALLGTTLDQIAREKAGIIKQGVPVVTCPQAPEAMAVLQETATRCGSTLHVVGETLEFNYSFQHSAHHGRRYQVVLNTTGKAYDHIPVPLDGEHQAWNCGMVLATLNVLAQKGLSIPDDRLIDGLMSTPRHGRLERVCDSPPIYVDGAHNPESIEATVRALGTHASADTLVAIFGCASDKDAGGMLKNLGLGADKIILTRSAHNPRASDPKDLAKKLQELGGRSAQIAPTVREALALATKAITKNDVILVTGSFYVAGEAKQIVLEQRSKAEAERRPPENPNTIAETKPGATNPSERPPKRTA, from the coding sequence TTGTCCACGCGCGTTGAGTTTGAGACCTACGACGCCGCCCTTGAGTATCTCTTCGGCCTGACGAACTTCGAGCGGGTTCGGCCGACGCAGGCCAGCCACGAGTTCAAACTCACGCGCACCCAGGCCATCCTCGAAGCGCTCGGCGAGCCGCACCGGACGTTCCGCAGCATCCATGTCGCTGGGAGCAAGGGCAAGGGGAGCGTCTGCGAGATGACGGCCGCCACGCTCATCGGCGGCGGGCTGACCGTGGGTCTGTACACAAGCCCCCACCTGATCGACATCCGCGAGCGGTTCCGCATCAACCACACGCCCATCGACGCCGAGACGCTGCGCCATCTCACCGAGCGTGTGGCGCGGGTCTGCAAGGCGCTCGAGAAGGAGCATGGCCCGCCGACGTACTTCGAGGTCGTAACGGCGGTGGCGTTCCTGTACTTCCAGGAGCAGGCCGTCGACATCGCCGTCATCGAGACCGGGCTGGGCGGGCGGCTGGACTGCACCAATGTCATCCGCCCGGAGGTGAGCATCATCACCGCGCTCCAACTCGAGCACACGGCGTTGCTCGGCACGACGCTCGACCAGATCGCCCGCGAAAAAGCCGGGATCATCAAGCAAGGCGTTCCCGTCGTGACCTGCCCGCAGGCGCCCGAGGCGATGGCCGTGCTCCAGGAAACCGCGACGCGATGCGGCTCGACGCTCCACGTCGTCGGCGAGACCCTCGAGTTCAACTACAGTTTCCAGCACAGCGCCCACCACGGGCGGCGATACCAGGTCGTGCTCAACACGACCGGCAAGGCCTACGACCACATCCCCGTTCCCCTCGACGGTGAGCACCAGGCCTGGAACTGCGGGATGGTGCTCGCGACGCTGAACGTGCTCGCGCAGAAGGGCCTCTCGATCCCCGACGATCGCCTGATCGATGGGCTGATGTCCACCCCCAGGCACGGGCGCCTGGAGCGCGTGTGCGACTCGCCGCCAATCTATGTCGATGGTGCGCACAATCCCGAATCGATCGAGGCGACGGTGCGCGCCCTGGGCACGCACGCCTCCGCCGACACGCTCGTGGCGATCTTCGGCTGCGCCAGCGACAAGGACGCAGGAGGCATGCTCAAGAACCTTGGGCTTGGCGCCGACAAGATCATCCTGACCAGGAGCGCCCACAACCCGCGCGCGAGCGACCCCAAGGACCTCGCGAAGAAACTCCAGGAACTCGGCGGGCGATCCGCCCAAATCGCGCCCACCGTCCGCGAGGCGCTCGCCCTGGCGACCAAGGCGATCACCAAGAACGACGTGATCCTCGTCACCGGGTCGTTCTATGTCGCGGGAGAGGCCAAGCAGATCGTGCTCGAGCAGCGATCCAAGGCCGAGGCCGAGCGGAGGCCACCGGAAAACCCGAACACGATCGCCGAGACCAAGCCCGGGGCGACAAACCCGAGCGAGCGCCCGCCCAAGCGAACCGCGTGA
- a CDS encoding TlpA family protein disulfide reductase yields the protein MKDLVIDGAVDAKTFSPATPEGYKAEELVLDDPSMGMPKLAFDVGDTPADFTLKDASGKEHTLSSYKGKVVMLDFWATWCPPCKEAMPYIQKMHEDLAKVGLVVLGIAVDNQGDPAKFMEKKGFTYTGLLEGGKVSNTYGISGIPQLYIIGRDGKVAFQETGFTRDNVVKIREAVETALKAKP from the coding sequence ATGAAGGACCTCGTGATCGACGGCGCGGTCGACGCGAAGACGTTCTCGCCCGCGACGCCCGAGGGGTACAAGGCCGAGGAGTTGGTGCTCGATGATCCCTCGATGGGCATGCCCAAACTCGCTTTCGACGTCGGCGATACACCTGCCGATTTCACCCTCAAGGACGCGTCGGGCAAGGAGCACACGCTCTCGTCCTACAAGGGCAAGGTCGTCATGCTCGACTTCTGGGCCACATGGTGCCCGCCCTGCAAGGAGGCGATGCCCTACATCCAGAAGATGCACGAGGATCTCGCCAAGGTCGGGCTGGTCGTGCTGGGCATCGCCGTGGACAACCAGGGCGACCCCGCGAAGTTCATGGAGAAGAAGGGCTTCACCTACACGGGTCTGCTCGAGGGCGGCAAGGTCTCCAACACCTATGGCATCTCGGGCATCCCGCAACTCTACATCATCGGACGCGACGGCAAGGTCGCCTTCCAGGAGACGGGCTTCACCAGGGACAACGTGGTGAAGATCCGCGAGGCCGTGGAGACCGCGCTCAAGGCCAAGCCCTGA
- a CDS encoding prepilin-type N-terminal cleavage/methylation domain-containing protein: protein MSMKSSMDRASVVSRGLAGRRAFTVIEVLVVIAVIALIISIVVPTLGRVRDAAKKTDTLATCNGLSQAITSFRNDNRRLPGLHPIANLATTNSLTTPNGMTALENAMVELVGMKTQATGGAGFTSIPSPLGGGAPPTYVGLTTRTGTGYFVPSQKQFANSVGSPIQELVDSFGQPILLWQEDDAAVGRITADGIGGPRIAGLIADPSNPTSRAKFYLVSNSSALNSVSFGAQGTNVKDDCFLGLGGVVGPRQEAALAALMGSPAYPSNLQAPVDQIYATETRGSYAVHSGGRDGLFLGNKDKGGAVAGGSGGTLRYGHNFKNNAGDNISVGPDGKTPFDVIAGFDDIVVYGN from the coding sequence ATGTCAATGAAGAGCAGCATGGACCGGGCGTCGGTCGTTTCGCGGGGCTTGGCGGGACGCCGAGCGTTCACGGTGATCGAGGTGCTGGTGGTGATCGCCGTCATCGCGCTGATCATATCGATCGTGGTGCCGACGCTGGGTCGGGTGCGGGACGCGGCGAAGAAGACGGACACACTGGCGACGTGCAATGGGCTCTCGCAGGCGATCACGTCTTTTCGAAATGACAACCGGCGCCTGCCGGGGCTGCACCCGATCGCGAACCTGGCGACAACGAACAGTCTGACGACCCCCAACGGCATGACCGCTCTGGAAAACGCGATGGTCGAGTTGGTGGGCATGAAGACCCAGGCGACCGGCGGCGCGGGATTCACCTCGATTCCCAGCCCGCTCGGCGGCGGGGCGCCGCCGACCTATGTGGGTCTCACGACGCGGACGGGGACTGGGTACTTTGTGCCCTCGCAGAAGCAGTTCGCGAATAGCGTGGGCTCGCCCATCCAGGAGTTGGTCGATTCGTTCGGGCAGCCCATCTTGCTCTGGCAGGAAGACGATGCGGCGGTCGGCCGAATCACGGCTGACGGCATTGGCGGACCACGGATCGCGGGCTTGATCGCGGACCCGAGCAACCCGACGAGTCGGGCGAAGTTCTATCTCGTTTCGAACTCTTCGGCATTGAACTCGGTTTCGTTCGGGGCGCAAGGGACCAACGTGAAGGACGATTGCTTCCTCGGGCTTGGCGGCGTGGTCGGCCCTCGACAGGAGGCGGCGCTTGCCGCGCTCATGGGGAGCCCGGCGTATCCCAGCAATCTCCAGGCGCCGGTGGATCAGATCTACGCGACCGAAACGCGAGGCTCGTATGCCGTGCACTCGGGGGGTCGCGACGGGCTGTTCCTGGGGAACAAGGACAAGGGCGGCGCGGTCGCGGGCGGTTCGGGCGGCACCCTTCGATATGGGCACAACTTCAAGAACAACGCGGGCGACAACATCTCGGTCGGGCCCGATGGCAAGACGCCGTTCGACGTGATCGCCGGGTTCGACGATATCGTGGTCTACGGCAACTAA
- a CDS encoding leucine--tRNA ligase, with translation MTDTSLPRPTHDSAPRAENPFRYTARLADEIETRWQSFWRDHNTFRAPNPGEPGFDASRPKFYCLDMFPYPSGAGLHVGHPEGYTATDIISRFRRMKGQNVLHPMGWDAFGLPAEQYAIQTGVHPAKTTRGAIDNFRRQLQRFGFSYDWSREFGTIDPEYYHWTQWIFLRLYDAWFDEAKGSARPIEDLVREFESGARVVRFNPAADEISKERRESQSPKTGLGEWASLDAESRREVINSYRLAYVGETTVNWCPKLGTVLANDEVIDGRSERGGYPVVRKPLRQWMFRITAYAERLLRQLDDLDWPESTKAMQREWIGKSEGAEIEFEVPGAPTLRVFTTRPDTLFGATYMVVAPEHPLVESVLAAPGERTDVSKVRAYVEAARNRSDIERMESKTKTGVDLGLNAVNPATGTRIPIWVADYVLIGYGTGAIMAVPSGDERDFEFAKVFSLPVVRVVEPAGDAARSRPLKPDECFSGEGLSVNSSGPEFSITGLTTADAKRSVIEWLERTGRGTRRVNYRLRDWTFSRQRYWGEPFPIVFDDAGNHYPVMDSHLPVRLPDLADYAPIESDDPKPLLAKATDWARLTAKEAGVDPALLPPDTPVTRECNTMPGSAGSSWYFLRYCDAKNKNAPASRAALEAWMGEKGVDLYVGGSEHAVGHLLYSRFWTNALFDLGVVPCREPFHTLFHQGLITSFAYQRSDKSLVAVDLVDETPEGTFVERSTGERVTQITAKMSKSLKNVVNPDDVIAEFGADTFRLYEMYMGPLEATKPWNPRDITGLFRFLQRAWRLIVNEETGEIRAIKGSSDDLDRKLHRLIAKVESDVDRLAFNTPIAAMIEFVNAATSADSGSGSLTRDQIGVFVRVLCPFAPHLAEEIWQRAGFENDNTSCCSLAPWPIHDPAKLKDSSIEIPVSVLGKVRSRVVVPADADARTMEAVALADAAIQKQIEGKAIKKVIVVPGKMVNIVTG, from the coding sequence ATGACCGACACATCCTTGCCACGCCCCACTCATGACTCTGCGCCGCGTGCGGAGAATCCCTTCCGATACACCGCGCGACTCGCCGACGAGATCGAGACGCGATGGCAATCGTTCTGGCGTGACCACAACACCTTCCGCGCCCCCAACCCGGGTGAGCCGGGCTTCGACGCGTCTCGGCCCAAGTTCTACTGCCTCGACATGTTCCCGTATCCCAGCGGCGCTGGGCTTCACGTCGGGCATCCCGAGGGATACACCGCGACCGACATCATCTCACGCTTCCGCCGAATGAAGGGCCAGAACGTCCTTCACCCGATGGGCTGGGACGCGTTTGGTCTCCCCGCGGAGCAGTACGCGATCCAGACCGGCGTCCACCCTGCGAAGACCACGCGCGGCGCGATCGACAACTTCCGCCGCCAACTCCAGCGCTTCGGCTTCAGTTACGACTGGTCGCGAGAGTTCGGCACGATCGATCCGGAGTACTACCACTGGACACAGTGGATCTTCCTGCGCCTGTACGACGCGTGGTTCGACGAGGCGAAGGGTTCGGCACGCCCGATCGAAGACCTCGTGCGCGAGTTCGAGTCAGGGGCGCGTGTCGTCCGTTTCAACCCCGCCGCCGACGAGATTTCCAAGGAACGACGCGAGTCCCAATCGCCGAAGACCGGCCTGGGCGAGTGGGCGTCGCTCGATGCCGAATCGAGGCGTGAGGTGATCAACTCGTATCGCCTCGCCTACGTCGGCGAGACGACGGTCAACTGGTGCCCGAAACTCGGCACGGTCCTCGCGAACGACGAGGTCATCGACGGTCGCAGTGAACGCGGCGGCTATCCCGTCGTGCGAAAGCCGCTACGCCAGTGGATGTTCCGCATCACGGCCTATGCCGAGCGCCTGCTCCGCCAACTCGACGATCTTGACTGGCCCGAGAGCACCAAGGCGATGCAACGCGAGTGGATCGGCAAGAGCGAGGGCGCGGAGATCGAGTTTGAGGTGCCAGGCGCACCCACCCTCCGCGTCTTCACCACCCGCCCCGACACCCTCTTCGGCGCGACATACATGGTCGTCGCTCCCGAGCATCCGCTCGTCGAGAGCGTGCTGGCCGCGCCCGGCGAACGCACCGACGTCTCCAAGGTCCGTGCGTACGTCGAGGCCGCCCGCAATCGTTCCGACATCGAGCGAATGGAGAGCAAGACCAAGACGGGCGTCGATCTCGGTCTCAACGCGGTCAACCCCGCGACGGGCACGCGCATCCCGATCTGGGTCGCCGACTACGTCCTCATCGGGTATGGCACGGGCGCGATCATGGCCGTGCCCAGCGGCGACGAACGCGATTTCGAGTTCGCCAAGGTATTCAGCCTGCCCGTGGTTCGAGTTGTCGAGCCCGCGGGCGACGCGGCACGCTCTAGACCTCTCAAGCCCGACGAGTGCTTCAGCGGCGAGGGGCTCTCGGTGAACTCCTCCGGCCCGGAGTTCTCCATCACCGGTCTAACAACCGCCGATGCCAAGAGAAGCGTGATCGAGTGGCTCGAGCGCACGGGCCGGGGCACGCGCCGCGTGAACTATCGCCTGCGCGACTGGACCTTCTCGCGCCAGCGATACTGGGGCGAGCCGTTCCCCATCGTTTTCGATGACGCGGGCAACCACTACCCCGTGATGGACTCGCACCTGCCCGTGCGCCTGCCGGACCTCGCCGACTATGCGCCCATCGAGAGCGACGACCCCAAGCCGCTACTCGCGAAGGCGACGGATTGGGCGCGTCTCACCGCGAAGGAAGCAGGCGTCGATCCGGCGCTCCTGCCGCCCGACACGCCCGTCACGCGCGAGTGCAACACCATGCCCGGGAGCGCCGGGAGCAGTTGGTACTTTCTGCGCTACTGCGACGCGAAGAACAAGAACGCGCCCGCGTCTCGTGCCGCGCTCGAAGCGTGGATGGGCGAGAAGGGCGTGGACCTGTACGTCGGCGGGAGCGAGCACGCCGTGGGCCACCTGCTGTACTCGCGGTTCTGGACCAACGCGCTCTTCGATCTGGGCGTGGTTCCCTGCCGCGAGCCGTTCCACACACTCTTCCACCAGGGGCTGATCACGAGTTTCGCGTACCAGCGATCCGACAAGAGCCTCGTCGCGGTCGATCTCGTGGACGAGACGCCCGAGGGCACATTCGTGGAGCGCTCCACCGGCGAGCGCGTCACGCAGATCACGGCGAAGATGTCCAAGAGCCTGAAGAACGTCGTGAATCCCGACGACGTGATCGCCGAGTTCGGGGCCGACACGTTCCGCCTGTATGAGATGTACATGGGCCCGCTCGAGGCGACCAAGCCCTGGAACCCACGAGATATAACGGGGCTCTTCCGGTTCCTGCAACGGGCGTGGCGACTCATCGTGAACGAGGAGACGGGTGAGATTCGTGCCATCAAGGGTTCGAGCGATGATCTGGACCGCAAACTCCACCGCCTGATCGCCAAGGTCGAGAGCGACGTCGATCGCCTGGCCTTCAACACGCCGATCGCCGCGATGATCGAGTTCGTGAACGCCGCGACGTCGGCCGATTCCGGCTCGGGATCGCTCACGCGTGATCAGATCGGTGTCTTCGTGCGGGTGCTGTGTCCCTTTGCGCCGCACCTGGCCGAGGAGATCTGGCAGCGTGCCGGGTTTGAGAACGACAATACATCGTGCTGCTCGCTCGCGCCATGGCCCATCCACGACCCGGCAAAGCTCAAGGACTCATCGATCGAGATTCCCGTCTCGGTGCTGGGGAAGGTGCGCTCGCGCGTCGTTGTGCCGGCGGATGCCGACGCGAGAACAATGGAGGCGGTGGCCCTCGCCGACGCCGCGATCCAGAAACAAATCGAAGGCAAGGCGATCAAGAAGGTGATCGTCGTGCCGGGCAAGATGGTGAATATCGTGACGGGGTGA
- a CDS encoding pyridoxine 5'-phosphate synthase gives MPQLCVNIDHVATLRQARYRHDKDYGEPDVARAAHEAELGGADGITVHLREDRRHMIDADVARLREFVRVKFNLEMAATSEMVAIAKKIKPHTAMLVPEGRMEVTTEGGLNVVKHKKTLTTVVKRLKDAGCVVSAFIDADLRQVEAAHDAGFDVCEVHTGPYARAFRAAGGDLLNEALLVELESVAITGGEIGAAGMRFNAGHALNHANVTPIAALPGVAELHIGHAIVSRAVFVGLRESVREMKALLQHAEDAHLMDLGGEHA, from the coding sequence ATGCCGCAACTCTGTGTGAACATCGATCACGTCGCGACACTCCGGCAGGCGCGATATCGCCACGACAAGGACTATGGCGAGCCGGATGTGGCGCGTGCGGCCCACGAGGCGGAACTCGGCGGGGCCGACGGCATCACCGTCCACCTCCGCGAGGATCGGCGGCACATGATCGACGCCGACGTGGCGAGGCTCCGCGAGTTCGTCCGCGTGAAGTTCAATCTCGAGATGGCGGCGACGAGCGAGATGGTCGCCATCGCGAAGAAGATCAAGCCCCACACCGCGATGCTCGTCCCCGAGGGACGCATGGAGGTCACGACCGAAGGGGGCCTGAACGTCGTGAAGCATAAGAAGACGCTGACCACGGTCGTGAAGCGATTGAAGGACGCGGGGTGCGTCGTTTCGGCGTTCATCGACGCGGACCTGCGCCAGGTTGAGGCGGCTCACGACGCGGGATTCGATGTGTGCGAGGTCCACACCGGCCCGTATGCCCGGGCATTCCGGGCGGCGGGCGGCGATCTCCTGAACGAGGCGCTCCTCGTGGAACTCGAGTCGGTGGCGATCACGGGAGGTGAGATCGGGGCGGCGGGGATGCGCTTCAACGCCGGGCACGCGCTGAATCACGCGAACGTCACGCCGATTGCGGCCTTGCCGGGCGTGGCGGAGTTGCACATCGGGCATGCGATCGTCAGCCGGGCGGTCTTCGTGGGGCTGCGGGAGTCGGTGCGGGAGATGAAGGCGCTGCTCCAACATGCCGAGGACGCGCACCTGATGGATCTCGGTGGCGAGCACGCGTGA
- a CDS encoding ComEC/Rec2 family competence protein has product MHLSSDNASGPSVAPARQRAFGALACFAIGIWGAHTLEIDGVWWLLAGVMLLSVAAALVHGRPTMVLLAAGVTLLGGVFLVQSTHDREAVRSREMLARLVGDGSVLTIDGVVEEDPRPARKPEARLAPFLHQGDSIVMPVSARRVVGDSASTSIRGRVWVVVERGGVRELPGAGAGVRITGRFSLPDEARNPGVATGPDSSDVIGTLASSSATLVLPRSDAIESTVDGWRAFAWRTRAALRARAMRVMDAACGRLAHDEPARAMLFSILLGQYEPGSDEVRGVFTRIGLAHVLAISGFHITVLAGVLLALLRLTGDRGWLEPVVVGVVVVLYAGVVPPASPINRAVAMVLLLLAAEAIGRRYDRLTMLLWIAMGMLVVEPGALWSLSYQLTILLTGVLFWLTGDFREILFGRPVLGVVTRRPSGPLARLVFGARETFSTTLMCALAATPIVIARTGLLSPLSAVVLVVISPLVLAVMILGDVALVGGMVVPALAEGIGSVLAPVARWCVGLAAWFDALPGSSFALPPVPMLWGVCASALIVSAVRRGSARRARWWMLAGVVGVWLGVAMYSGGLRSDVRLRVDSLSVGNGSCLVVRSGRDVVLWDAGGLGTGARRGEVLAACRALGAWRVPTVVVTHPDLDHFGELPELLRPLGVREVCTGERFVEQARERPDGAAGVAMAAFERAGVVVRVLKAGEVMRLGEVDMAILSPPGGVAWAVDNEHSIVAAIRRPGGSVSECLMLLTGDLQGEGVRHMTAAHPSLSAQIVEVPHHGSAATDSIAWVAGLRPRVTLQSTGSLRVNDPRWEVVRSRCAWLCTSVDGASWAEVRRDGSIVAGGVISGERSVPDGAAPRP; this is encoded by the coding sequence ATGCACCTGTCGAGTGACAACGCGTCGGGTCCGAGTGTGGCGCCGGCGAGGCAGAGGGCCTTTGGTGCGCTCGCGTGCTTCGCGATCGGAATCTGGGGGGCGCACACGCTGGAGATCGACGGCGTCTGGTGGCTCCTGGCCGGCGTGATGCTGCTCTCGGTCGCGGCGGCGCTCGTGCATGGGCGCCCGACGATGGTGCTCCTCGCGGCAGGCGTGACGCTCCTTGGGGGCGTGTTCCTGGTGCAATCCACGCACGATCGTGAGGCTGTGCGGTCTCGCGAGATGCTGGCGCGGCTCGTGGGCGACGGCTCGGTCCTGACGATCGATGGAGTTGTTGAGGAGGATCCACGCCCGGCGCGGAAGCCCGAGGCGCGGCTCGCGCCGTTTCTGCACCAGGGCGACTCGATCGTGATGCCGGTGAGCGCACGCCGAGTCGTCGGCGATTCGGCATCGACATCGATTCGCGGGCGCGTGTGGGTGGTCGTGGAACGAGGCGGCGTGCGTGAGTTGCCGGGGGCCGGCGCGGGCGTTCGCATCACGGGCCGGTTCTCGCTGCCCGATGAAGCCCGAAATCCGGGCGTGGCGACAGGCCCGGACTCGAGCGATGTGATCGGCACGCTCGCGTCGTCGTCGGCGACGCTGGTGCTGCCGCGGTCGGACGCGATCGAGTCGACCGTTGACGGCTGGCGAGCGTTCGCGTGGCGCACACGGGCGGCGCTGCGGGCGCGGGCGATGCGCGTGATGGACGCGGCGTGTGGAAGGCTCGCGCATGACGAACCGGCACGGGCGATGCTCTTCTCCATTCTGCTCGGGCAGTACGAGCCCGGAAGCGACGAGGTCCGCGGCGTTTTTACGCGGATCGGCTTGGCGCACGTCCTGGCGATCTCGGGGTTCCACATCACGGTGCTCGCGGGCGTCCTGCTCGCGTTGCTTCGACTCACCGGTGATCGCGGGTGGCTGGAGCCGGTGGTGGTGGGGGTGGTCGTGGTGCTCTACGCCGGCGTCGTGCCGCCGGCGTCTCCGATCAATCGCGCGGTGGCGATGGTGCTGCTGCTGCTCGCGGCGGAGGCGATCGGGCGGCGGTACGACCGGCTGACGATGCTCCTGTGGATCGCGATGGGAATGCTCGTCGTCGAGCCTGGGGCGCTGTGGTCGCTGTCGTATCAGTTGACGATCCTGCTCACGGGCGTTCTGTTCTGGTTGACCGGAGATTTTCGCGAGATTCTGTTTGGTCGGCCGGTGTTGGGCGTGGTGACCCGGCGACCGAGCGGGCCCCTGGCACGACTTGTCTTTGGCGCGCGTGAGACGTTCTCGACGACGCTCATGTGTGCGCTGGCGGCGACGCCGATCGTGATCGCGCGGACGGGCCTTCTCAGCCCGCTCTCGGCGGTGGTGCTCGTCGTGATCTCGCCTCTGGTGCTGGCGGTGATGATCCTGGGTGATGTGGCGCTGGTGGGCGGGATGGTGGTGCCCGCGCTGGCGGAGGGAATAGGGAGCGTGCTCGCGCCGGTGGCGCGGTGGTGCGTGGGACTGGCGGCGTGGTTCGATGCGCTTCCGGGGAGTTCGTTCGCTTTGCCACCGGTGCCGATGTTGTGGGGCGTGTGCGCCTCGGCGTTGATCGTATCGGCGGTGCGGCGAGGATCGGCGCGGAGGGCACGATGGTGGATGCTCGCGGGCGTCGTCGGGGTGTGGCTGGGTGTCGCGATGTACTCCGGCGGACTCCGGTCGGATGTGCGGCTTCGTGTCGACTCGCTCAGTGTCGGGAATGGCTCGTGCCTCGTGGTGCGCAGCGGGCGGGATGTTGTGCTGTGGGACGCGGGCGGGCTGGGGACGGGGGCGCGGCGTGGCGAGGTGCTCGCGGCATGCCGGGCGCTCGGGGCGTGGCGCGTGCCGACGGTTGTCGTGACGCATCCGGATCTCGATCACTTCGGCGAGTTGCCCGAGTTGTTGAGGCCGCTTGGCGTACGCGAGGTGTGCACGGGCGAGCGGTTCGTGGAACAGGCGCGCGAGAGACCTGATGGAGCCGCGGGCGTGGCGATGGCGGCGTTCGAGCGAGCGGGCGTGGTGGTGCGCGTGCTCAAGGCAGGCGAGGTGATGCGTCTGGGCGAGGTGGACATGGCGATCCTCTCGCCGCCGGGAGGCGTGGCGTGGGCGGTCGACAACGAGCACTCGATCGTGGCGGCGATCCGCAGACCGGGTGGTTCGGTGTCGGAGTGTCTCATGCTCCTGACGGGCGATCTGCAGGGCGAGGGCGTGCGGCACATGACAGCGGCGCATCCATCGCTGTCGGCGCAGATCGTGGAGGTGCCGCATCATGGATCCGCGGCGACGGACTCGATCGCGTGGGTGGCGGGGCTTCGGCCTCGTGTGACGCTGCAATCCACAGGGAGCCTCCGCGTGAATGATCCGCGGTGGGAGGTCGTGCGGTCGCGGTGTGCGTGGCTGTGCACGAGCGTGGACGGGGCCTCGTGGGCCGAGGTTCGGCGTGATGGATCGATTGTGGCGGGGGGCGTGATCAGCGGTGAACGGTCGGTGCCGGATGGTGCGGCTCCTCGCCCGTGA
- the rpiB gene encoding ribose 5-phosphate isomerase B has translation MKIILGADHRGIDAIRSLGERLKLEGHSVHVLEPCTGLACDYPEPAFKVGHQVADGSQDAGILICGTGVGMSIAANKVHGVRAAVAHDELTAQLSKSHNNANVLCLSADLLGQRLIEKIVDVWLKTPFEGGRHARRVRKIAAIEQGLDPATIKE, from the coding sequence ATGAAGATCATCCTGGGGGCTGACCACCGCGGCATCGACGCCATCCGTTCCCTCGGCGAGCGCCTCAAACTCGAGGGCCACAGCGTCCACGTCCTGGAACCCTGCACAGGCCTGGCCTGCGACTATCCCGAACCCGCCTTCAAGGTCGGGCACCAGGTCGCAGACGGCTCGCAGGACGCCGGCATCCTCATCTGTGGCACGGGCGTGGGCATGTCCATCGCCGCCAACAAGGTCCATGGCGTGCGCGCCGCCGTCGCCCACGACGAACTCACCGCCCAACTCAGCAAGAGCCACAACAACGCCAACGTCCTCTGCCTCTCCGCCGACCTCCTCGGGCAACGCCTCATCGAGAAGATCGTGGACGTCTGGCTGAAGACGCCCTTCGAGGGCGGACGCCACGCGCGCCGTGTCCGCAAGATCGCCGCTATCGAGCAGGGTCTCGATCCCGCGACGATCAAGGAATAA
- a CDS encoding RNA polymerase sigma factor, translated as MHSSKPNSERSPEATPAPLPIEDAREQHLVAAAQKGDQSVWPELIRMYQSRMFGLCLKMVHNRDMAADLTQDAFLKIIKGLDTYDGRSKFSTWAYRITMNVCLSKLRSEKLRRHASLDAPGKDVEGAAGAASWGASMIQERELSPGSGVERQDERRLLSAGLQTLDPEQRAILILRDGRDLDYEQIAETLGIAVGTVKSRLFRARVALREAIEAMQKHGIGEVDADGES; from the coding sequence TTGCACTCCTCGAAGCCCAACTCCGAACGCTCTCCAGAGGCCACTCCGGCCCCGCTTCCCATCGAAGACGCACGCGAGCAGCACCTCGTCGCCGCCGCCCAGAAGGGAGACCAGTCGGTCTGGCCCGAGCTCATCCGGATGTACCAGTCTCGAATGTTCGGGTTGTGTTTGAAGATGGTTCATAACCGGGACATGGCCGCCGACCTGACCCAGGATGCGTTTCTCAAGATCATCAAGGGCCTGGACACATATGACGGGCGGAGCAAGTTCTCGACCTGGGCTTACCGGATCACGATGAATGTCTGCCTCTCGAAACTTCGGTCCGAGAAACTCCGTCGCCACGCGAGCCTGGATGCGCCGGGCAAGGACGTGGAAGGGGCGGCCGGGGCGGCCAGTTGGGGCGCCTCGATGATCCAGGAGCGGGAACTCTCGCCCGGCTCAGGTGTCGAAAGACAAGACGAGCGACGCCTTTTGTCGGCCGGGCTCCAGACGCTGGACCCGGAGCAACGGGCGATCCTCATCCTTCGGGACGGTCGGGATTTGGACTACGAGCAGATCGCGGAAACACTCGGGATCGCGGTCGGGACGGTGAAGAGCAGACTCTTTCGGGCGCGTGTCGCGCTCCGCGAGGCCATCGAGGCGATGCAGAAGCACGGGATCGGCGAGGTAGACGCCGACGGGGAATCGTGA